The following proteins are encoded in a genomic region of Astatotilapia calliptera chromosome 22, fAstCal1.2, whole genome shotgun sequence:
- the LOC113014186 gene encoding uncharacterized protein LOC113014186 gives MVQSAAHYSSLGEVPVESLKHSKETQNKQPTQCSYGHSRNTHAVAGLSNLPDSLWSKGPTDVGLAKCPPVLFQLKSHTPINRPQYKHKPEAEAGITETIEGLLRAGVLEPSHSLWNTPILPVEKHGTGKYRMAHDLRAINEILLSTTAPVPNPYTALSAITCDQKWFTCIDLANAFFCLPLHESLRDIFSFTYRGQQLRYTRLPQGFALSPGIFNQVLKEALSSCNLPNDCTLIQYVDDLLIAAPSAADCSAASFVVLNRLAECGFKVSKDKLQLVRPEVTFLGRVIAHKSVGLMNTHRDQILTHPKPRTVREMLSFLGLTGYSRQFIPDYAGKTAPLRGLMKQVGVRNFKAELPWTPEAEAAFIRVKQDLSRASDLATPNYDEPFYLDVSETNSIVNGVLFQKKGGGREVLMYVSVKLHPTEAKHPTCTQHAAGVARIIQKTAHVVREHPLKILTTHSIVAYVNSQAFCMSPRAQQRLSKVLEAPNLTFTHEGINMADLMGVGEPHDCAKRAQIEEKIREDLKAEPIPGAEDWFTDGCCHRDEGGLKAGYAVVCRVEGDYQVRESGRIEGKQSAQRAEVIALARALRLAKNRRVNIYTDSAYAFGAAHVELPQWKRAGFRTATNAPISHKHEMEELEKALADPEEVSIIKCKAHSQGTSMVEKGNQRADEAAKEAAGYKGQRQMIQVTSEEEIPVDLIEEVKRAQEEASPEEKGVWKNKGAWQDGHLWRGPDGRPVLTAKMAEQKVDEAHGLAHVGRAQMERNLCHWWHPELRGMIREKARMCLICGAHNPKPAVKPEVGFTPYELQTGRQFPAPWTVGSGERDKKGNRSHADYWNELKALVSSFTKQAACKGPTGEGEVPDAKTVWLRVIKRKWKEPRWTGPYEVSARTATAVQLKGKGDTWYHWTQCAAAHEGLVRKDQSQLDAGEIERHNNPSHLCNGPTGSLPGRSKKEEQPRRRSPRQRKGAVPH, from the exons ATGGTCCAATCAGCTGCTCACTACTCTTCATTAGGGGAGGTACCTGTAGAGAGTCTTAAGCACAGTaaagagacacagaacaaacagcccACACAGTGTTCTTATGGCCACAGCCGTAACACTCACGCAGTTGCTGGACTGTCGAATCTGCCTGACAGTCTATGGTCAAAAGGGCCCACGGATGTTGGCCTAGCTAAGTGTCCTCCTGTCTTGTTCCAGCTCAAGTCACACACACCGATCAATAGACCACAGTATAAACATAAACCTGAAGCAGAGGCAGGAATTACAGAAACAATAGAAGGCCTGCTAAGGGCCGGGGTGTTAGAGCCCTCTCACTCACTGTGGAACACACCAATTCTACCAGTGGAGAAACATGGAACAGGAAAATACCGTATGGCACATGATTTGAGAGCCATTAATGAAATATTGCTCTCTACTACTGCACCGGTACCAAATCCGTACACAGCTTTATCAGCTATCACATGTGACCAAAAGTGGTTCACGTGCATTGACCTGGCAAATGCATTCTTTTGTCTTCCTCTGCATGAGTCACTCAGAGACATTTTTTCATTCACATACAGAGGCCAACAACTCAGATACACACGTTTGCCACAAGGCTTTGCACTTTCTCCAGGCATTTTCAATCAGGTGCTTAAAGAAGCCCTGTCGTCATGTAATTTGCCTAATGATTGTACATTAATACAATATGTTGATGATCTTCTCATTGCAGCCCCGTCAGCAGCGGATTGTTCAGCGGCATCGTTCGTTGTGTTGAATAGGTTGGCGGAATGTGGCTTTAAAGTAAGTAAAGACAAGCTGCAGTTAGTTCGCCCTGAAGTGACCTTTTTGGGCCGGGTAATTGCACACAAATCAGTGGGtttgatgaacacacacagagaccaaatTTTGACACACCCAAAACCGCGAACTGTGAGAgaaatgctttcttttcttggtttaacaggttacagcaggcagttcaTTCCGGATTATGCAGGCAAAACTGCCCCTTTAAGGGGCCTAATGAAGCAAGTTGGTGTTCGAAACTTTAAGGCTGAGTTACCTTGGACGCCTGAAGCTGAAGCCGCATTTATTAGGGTAAAACAGGATTTGTCAAGGGCCTCAGATTTAGCCACACCCAATTATGACGAGCCATTCTATTtagatgtttctgaaacaaactCAATTGTAAATGGagtgttgtttcagaaaaaaggggggggtAGAGAAGTGCTCATGTATGTTAGTGTAAAACTACATCCAACAGAAGCAAAGCATCCTACATGTACACAACATGCAGCAGGGGTTGCTAGAATTATCCAAAAAACAGCACATGTAGTGAGAGAACACCCACTAAAAATACTCACTACACATAGCATAGTGGCATACGTAAATTCACAAGCATTTTGTATGTCACCACGGGCACAACAGAGACTGAGCAAAGTCTTAGAGGCCCCAAATTTGACATTCACACATGAAGGAATTAACATGGCAGATTTAATGGGTGTAGGGGAACCACATGACTGCGCCAAAAGAGCACAGATCGAGGAAAAGATTAGAGAGGACCTGAAGGCCGAACCCATACCGGGAGCTGAGGATTGGTTCACCGATGGATGTTGCCACCGAGACGAAGGAGGACTGAAAGCAGGGTATGCGGTGGTCTGCAGAGTAGAAGGAGATTATCAGGTCAGAGAGTCAGGAAGGATTGAGGGAAAGCAGTCGGCCCAGAGAGCTGAAGTGATAGCCTTAGCTCGAGCTTTGAGACTAGCCAAGAACAGGAGAGTGAACATCTACACCGATTCGGCATATGCGTTTGGAGCAGCGCATGTGGAGCTGCCTCAGTGGAAAAGAGCAGGATTCAGAACAGCAACCAATGCACCTATTTCCCACAAACATGAAATGGAGGAACTGGAAAAGGCCTTGGCTGACCCAGAGGAGGTGAGCATTATAAAATGCAAAGCTCACTCCCAAGGAACCAGTATGGTGGAAAAAGGAAACCAGAGAGCAGACGAAGCCGCAAAGGAGGCCGCAGGCTACAAAGGACAGAGACAAATGATACAGGTAACATCAGAAGAAGAGATACCTGTTGACCTGATTGAGGAAGTTAAACGGGCCCAGGAGGAGGCATCCccagaggaaaagggggtgTGGAAAAACAAAGGAGCCTGGCAGGATGGACATTTGTGGAGGGGGCCAGACGGGCGCCCCGTGCTGACAGCCAAAATGGCAGAACAGAAGGTGGATGAAGCCCACGGACTTGCCCACGTGGGGAGAGCCCAGATGGAAAGAAATTTGTGTCATTGGTGGCATCCTGAGCTGCGAGGAATGATAAGGGAGAAGGCCAGGATGTGCTTAATCTGTGGGGCACACAATCCTAAGCCAGCAGTAAAACCGGAAGTGG GTTTTACACCATACGAGCTGCAAACCGGGAGacagtttccagcaccttggACGGTGGGCTCGGGTGAACGGGACAAAAAGGGGAACCGGTCCCACGCAGACTACTGGAACGAGCTAAAGGCGCTAGTGTCCAGTTTCACGAAACAGGCGGCTTGTAAGGGGCCCACAGGAGAAGGAGAGGTCCCGGACGCGaaaacagtgtggctgagagTCATCAAACGAAAGTGGAAGGAGCCCCGCTGGACTGGTCCATATGAGGTATCGGCTCGGACGGCGACAGCGGTCCAACTGAAGGGGAAAGGCGACACCTGGTATCACTGGACGCAGTGCGCAGCTGCGCACGAGGGCTTGGTGAGGAAGGATCAATCTCAACTCGACGCAGGTGAAATTGAGCGGCACAATAATCCCTCACACCTGTGCAACGGACCGACCGGTAGTCTACCCGGAAGGtcaaagaaagaagagcagccaAGGAGGAGATCGCCGCGCCAACGAAAAGGAGCGGTACCACACTGA